In Anaerolineales bacterium, one DNA window encodes the following:
- a CDS encoding NAD-dependent epimerase/dehydratase family protein yields MDIESVFSRQNVLISGGLGFIGSNLAHKLVELGAVVTIVDNLDPDSGANPFNVENIKERIHIVQADIGDETQVKRAVQGQGFLFNLAGQVSHMGSMQDPFKDLNVNGFGQLRLLEVCRQINPEINIVFAGTRQVYGRAQYLPVDESHLLTPLDNNGVSKRTGEMYHIVYNRVHGMSTCVLRMTNVYGPRMRIKDDLLTFIGSWFRRLLEGEEIQVFGDGSQIRDLNYVDDVVNALLQCAVNPSTRGKIYNLGGSPITLLELVRRMVQMHGSGNYTLIPYPGNRKRIDIGDYHGDYSLIQNDVGWKPQVPLNDGITRVLEYYRANKEHYL; encoded by the coding sequence ATGGATATTGAGTCTGTATTTTCCCGTCAAAACGTGCTGATCAGCGGTGGGCTGGGGTTTATTGGAAGCAACCTTGCGCACAAACTGGTTGAGCTGGGAGCCGTTGTAACCATTGTTGACAACCTTGACCCTGACTCGGGCGCCAATCCTTTCAATGTTGAAAACATAAAGGAGCGTATTCACATTGTTCAGGCGGATATTGGTGATGAAACCCAAGTGAAGCGCGCGGTACAGGGACAGGGGTTTTTATTCAACCTGGCAGGCCAGGTAAGTCACATGGGAAGTATGCAGGATCCGTTCAAGGATTTGAATGTGAATGGCTTTGGGCAGTTACGGCTTTTGGAAGTGTGCAGGCAAATTAACCCTGAAATTAATATTGTCTTTGCGGGCACGCGCCAGGTCTATGGGCGCGCACAATACCTGCCGGTTGACGAGAGCCATTTATTAACCCCGCTTGATAACAACGGCGTCAGCAAGCGTACGGGCGAAATGTATCACATTGTCTATAACCGCGTGCATGGCATGTCAACCTGTGTCCTGCGGATGACGAATGTCTATGGCCCGCGCATGAGGATCAAGGATGATCTCCTGACGTTTATCGGCTCATGGTTCCGCCGGCTTTTGGAGGGCGAAGAGATACAGGTATTCGGCGACGGCAGCCAGATACGCGACCTTAATTACGTGGATGATGTCGTGAACGCCCTGCTCCAGTGCGCTGTCAATCCATCCACGCGTGGAAAAATCTACAACTTGGGCGGTTCACCGATCACTCTGCTTGAGCTTGTCCGCCGCATGGTCCAGATGCATGGCAGCGGGAACTATACACTTATTCCATATCCCGGAAACCGCAAGCGGATTGACATTGGGGATTATCACGGCGATTACAGTCTTATTCAAAATGATGTGGGTTGGAAACCGCAGGTTCCGCTCAATGACGGCATTACAAGGGTGTTGGAGTACTACCGCGCGAACAAGGAACATTATTTATGA
- a CDS encoding glycosyltransferase family 39 protein, with the protein MKKYLRFSTDQILLLVSIVATLPLIFRNAILYQFPMGYAGLFTQMGQQIADANFLLPIESPYYGPGGIPFAYPPFGLYLLAFLIKLTGKYYFFLRWLPHLFSLVSCVLTFFLSLKLFKSPFIAAFTAIIAATSSELYIAHAWSAGIVRAPAFIFTILTIYFYSRNLEDRSVKNIILTGLFLGLSFLSHLAYALFCFAWIAFHSLVSHNWLKRIGDSILSSLVGSLVASIWIIPVVSRHGWDVFFGAFNSHGGENISSVLVNIKDILRLLQINFSPISTSPVLVVLFLFGVYFLLKQKMYNFILFFLLITSVFPENARFVFWLGSFFAGCGLWILSNRLYGFIRRGNKNHGDFGTLFFSVPIIATIWWIGINAISKHSPFLNESALELGDRAQEIFPVNTKYLALLAQDEAEWLPFLLEREPLVAQWGSEWLGEYSRQTGLMSLFQSCRKEKDWLCVQTTMDLVGEIPQFIITYRIEKKLNDQIFITGQWVDVFSNNRYIVWQAVQPP; encoded by the coding sequence ATGAAAAAATATCTCCGCTTTTCCACTGATCAGATCTTGCTCCTCGTTTCAATCGTTGCCACCCTTCCTTTGATTTTCCGAAATGCCATCCTTTATCAATTTCCCATGGGCTATGCCGGTTTGTTCACCCAGATGGGGCAACAAATTGCGGACGCAAACTTCCTATTGCCCATCGAATCTCCTTATTATGGGCCGGGCGGGATACCATTTGCCTATCCGCCTTTTGGTTTATATTTGCTCGCTTTCTTAATCAAGCTTACGGGCAAATACTATTTTTTTCTTCGCTGGCTGCCGCATCTTTTTAGCCTGGTTTCCTGTGTTTTGACATTCTTTTTGTCTCTGAAATTGTTCAAGTCGCCGTTTATTGCGGCATTCACTGCGATTATTGCCGCCACATCATCCGAACTGTATATCGCTCATGCCTGGTCTGCAGGGATTGTCCGTGCTCCCGCTTTTATTTTTACCATCCTGACGATTTACTTTTATTCCAGAAACCTTGAAGATCGTTCTGTGAAGAATATTATCTTGACGGGCTTATTCCTTGGTTTGTCGTTCTTAAGCCATCTGGCTTACGCCCTGTTCTGTTTTGCATGGATTGCTTTCCATTCCTTGGTTAGCCATAATTGGTTGAAGCGCATTGGCGATTCAATCTTGTCTTCGCTGGTTGGATCATTGGTGGCATCTATTTGGATTATCCCTGTTGTATCTCGTCATGGTTGGGACGTGTTTTTTGGCGCTTTTAATTCTCATGGAGGGGAAAATATATCTTCGGTTCTCGTTAATATCAAAGACATCCTGCGATTGCTCCAAATTAACTTTTCTCCAATTTCAACAAGCCCTGTGCTGGTAGTTTTGTTTTTATTCGGCGTTTATTTTCTTCTTAAGCAAAAAATGTACAATTTTATCTTATTCTTCCTGCTGATTACATCAGTGTTTCCTGAAAATGCGCGGTTTGTTTTCTGGCTGGGGTCCTTTTTTGCCGGATGTGGACTTTGGATTTTATCCAACAGGCTGTATGGCTTTATTAGAAGAGGAAACAAAAACCATGGCGATTTCGGAACACTGTTTTTTTCGGTCCCAATCATTGCAACTATTTGGTGGATTGGAATTAATGCAATTTCAAAGCACTCGCCGTTCCTCAATGAATCTGCGCTGGAGCTTGGGGATCGTGCGCAGGAGATTTTTCCAGTCAATACAAAATATCTTGCTTTGCTGGCGCAAGATGAAGCAGAATGGTTGCCGTTTCTGCTTGAACGCGAGCCACTTGTCGCGCAGTGGGGCAGCGAATGGCTGGGTGAATACAGCCGGCAGACGGGTTTAATGTCACTTTTTCAGAGTTGCAGAAAGGAAAAGGACTGGCTTTGTGTGCAAACTACAATGGACCTTGTTGGAGAAATTCCACAATTTATCATTACATATCGTATAGAAAAAAAATTGAACGATCAGATCTTTATCACAGGTCAATGGGTGGATGTCTTTTCAAATAATCGTTACATTGTTTGGCAGGCAGTTCAACCGCCATAA
- a CDS encoding class I SAM-dependent methyltransferase produces MYHVEDRHWWYRGMASITRALLDRRVSLPPNPKILDAGCGTGAAMTTYLAEHGQVSGVDLYPQALEFCRKRNARRLARASVLDLPFASASFDLVTSFDVLYERAVPSDITALREFFRILLPGGFVLLRLPAYDWLRGQHDTLVHTHRRYTKKRVKELLEQGGFSVLHLSYANALLFPLAVIKRLGERMFPAKEAQSDLALDVGIFNDLLVRILACEAPFVAHAGLPYGLSVFAIGRK; encoded by the coding sequence ATGTATCATGTCGAGGACCGCCATTGGTGGTACCGGGGCATGGCATCCATCACGCGGGCGCTCCTGGATCGCCGGGTATCCCTTCCTCCAAACCCCAAAATTTTGGATGCTGGCTGTGGAACAGGCGCGGCAATGACGACCTATCTGGCGGAGCATGGACAGGTAAGCGGTGTGGATTTGTATCCACAGGCGCTGGAATTTTGTCGTAAACGAAATGCCCGCCGCCTCGCCCGCGCTTCCGTTCTGGACCTGCCGTTTGCCTCCGCTTCATTTGACCTTGTCACCAGCTTTGACGTTCTATACGAGCGGGCTGTTCCCAGCGACATTACTGCCCTGCGCGAATTTTTCCGCATTTTACTCCCCGGCGGATTTGTTCTTCTGCGTTTGCCGGCCTATGACTGGTTGCGCGGCCAGCACGATACACTCGTCCATACCCACCGCCGCTACACAAAAAAACGTGTCAAGGAATTGCTTGAACAAGGCGGTTTTTCCGTGCTGCATCTGTCCTATGCCAATGCGCTGCTCTTTCCTCTGGCTGTGATAAAAAGACTCGGCGAACGGATGTTTCCGGCAAAGGAGGCGCAGTCCGACCTCGCATTGGATGTGGGAATATTCAATGACCTGCTGGTGCGCATTCTTGCATGTGAAGCGCCTTTCGTGGCACACGCCGGATTGCCCTACGGGCTGAGCGTGTTCGCAATCGGCAGAAAATGA
- a CDS encoding NADP-dependent malic enzyme, which translates to MAKITREDALEYHRLKGKPGKISIMPTKPMDTQRDLSLAYSPGVAEPVLEIEKNPDDAYEYTSKGNLVAVVSNGTAILGLGDRGALASKPVMEGKGVLFKKFADIDVFDIELDSHDPDEIIKVVAAISPTFGGINLEDIKAPECFYIEEELKKMLNIPVFHDDQHGTAIISSAGLANALEIVGKRHEEIRLVISGAGASAISCAELAIKWGVKRENIMLCDSRGVVYKGRKEGMNKYKERFLVETEARTLTDALRGADVFYGLSVANVMTPQMVKSMAKDPIIFAMANPDPEIKPELAREARKDVIIATGRSDYANQVNNVLGFPFIFRGALDVRAKQINEEMKFAASKALAALAKEDVPDSVIRAYGGESIKFGREYIIPKPLDPRVLLWEAPAVAEMGMKTGMARKTIDIDEYKEQLAYRQGKGERIRYFFQNKARSSGGRKRLVFAEGEEQKIIRAAYQIQEEGIATPVLIGRESVVTEQLKTLGLEYKPEVIDPGKFKKLAAYSKSFYELRQRKGVMAGDAHKKVLDPNVLGPMMVKMGDADAFISGLTHDYPEVIRPALQIHHTAPGAARAAGVYIMIVDDKVFLFTDATVNIDPTSEDLAEIACLAADYALKLEIEPHVAFLSFSNFGSTPHPLSDKVRKAVALVKERCPDLPVDGEMQADTAVMPEIIDERYPFSAVKDANVLVFPSLESANIAYKLLSRLGNAKAIGPILLGMGAPVHVLQTGDDVNAIVQIASVAVMDAMGRGEKAVEKKGRRK; encoded by the coding sequence ATGGCTAAGATCACTCGTGAAGATGCGCTTGAATATCATCGTCTGAAAGGCAAACCCGGCAAGATCTCGATCATGCCGACCAAGCCAATGGACACCCAGCGGGATTTGAGTTTGGCATATTCGCCCGGCGTGGCGGAACCTGTGCTGGAGATCGAAAAAAACCCCGATGACGCCTACGAGTATACGTCCAAGGGAAATTTGGTGGCGGTGGTTTCCAACGGCACGGCAATTTTGGGATTGGGCGACCGCGGCGCGCTGGCAAGCAAACCCGTCATGGAAGGCAAAGGCGTGCTGTTCAAGAAGTTTGCGGATATCGATGTTTTTGACATCGAACTGGATTCCCATGACCCGGATGAGATCATTAAGGTGGTCGCGGCCATCTCGCCCACGTTTGGTGGGATCAATCTCGAAGACATTAAAGCCCCTGAATGTTTTTACATCGAAGAAGAACTAAAGAAGATGCTTAACATTCCCGTCTTCCACGATGATCAGCATGGCACGGCGATCATCTCCTCGGCCGGGCTGGCGAATGCGCTGGAGATCGTCGGCAAGAGGCATGAGGAGATCCGCCTGGTGATTTCAGGTGCGGGCGCTTCGGCGATTTCGTGCGCGGAACTGGCGATCAAGTGGGGCGTGAAGCGTGAGAATATTATGCTGTGCGACAGCAGGGGTGTGGTGTACAAAGGCCGCAAGGAAGGCATGAACAAGTACAAGGAACGCTTCCTGGTAGAGACCGAGGCACGAACCCTGACTGATGCATTGCGCGGCGCGGACGTGTTCTACGGCTTGTCTGTGGCGAATGTGATGACACCGCAGATGGTCAAGTCCATGGCGAAGGACCCGATCATCTTTGCAATGGCGAACCCGGACCCGGAGATTAAGCCCGAACTTGCGAGGGAGGCGCGCAAGGACGTCATCATTGCGACCGGGCGTTCGGATTATGCGAATCAGGTCAATAACGTATTGGGTTTCCCGTTCATATTCCGCGGCGCGCTGGATGTGCGCGCGAAGCAGATCAATGAAGAGATGAAGTTCGCCGCATCCAAGGCGCTGGCAGCGTTGGCAAAGGAGGACGTACCAGATTCCGTCATCCGTGCGTATGGTGGCGAGAGCATCAAGTTTGGACGTGAGTACATCATTCCCAAGCCTCTGGACCCGCGTGTGCTGTTGTGGGAAGCGCCCGCCGTCGCTGAAATGGGGATGAAAACGGGCATGGCGCGCAAGACGATTGACATTGACGAGTACAAGGAACAACTGGCGTACCGTCAGGGCAAGGGCGAGCGGATTCGCTACTTTTTCCAGAACAAGGCGCGTTCGTCGGGCGGCAGGAAGCGCCTGGTCTTTGCCGAGGGCGAGGAGCAGAAGATCATCCGCGCGGCGTATCAAATCCAGGAGGAAGGGATTGCCACTCCCGTGTTGATCGGGCGCGAGAGTGTCGTTACGGAACAACTCAAAACACTCGGGCTGGAGTACAAGCCCGAGGTTATTGATCCCGGCAAGTTCAAGAAACTGGCAGCGTATTCAAAATCCTTCTATGAATTGCGCCAGCGCAAGGGTGTCATGGCGGGCGATGCGCATAAGAAGGTGCTCGACCCGAATGTGCTTGGTCCCATGATGGTGAAGATGGGCGATGCGGATGCGTTTATTTCGGGCCTGACCCATGATTATCCCGAAGTGATCCGTCCCGCATTGCAGATCCACCACACAGCCCCCGGCGCAGCACGCGCGGCGGGCGTGTACATCATGATCGTGGACGACAAGGTGTTCCTCTTCACGGATGCGACTGTCAATATCGATCCAACCAGCGAAGACCTGGCGGAGATCGCCTGCCTCGCGGCGGATTATGCGCTGAAACTGGAAATTGAGCCGCATGTGGCATTCCTTTCGTTCTCCAACTTCGGTTCCACGCCTCATCCCCTCTCGGACAAGGTTCGCAAGGCGGTGGCATTGGTCAAGGAGCGCTGCCCGGACCTGCCCGTAGACGGAGAAATGCAGGCGGATACGGCAGTTATGCCTGAGATCATTGACGAGCGTTATCCGTTCAGTGCGGTGAAGGATGCGAATGTTCTGGTCTTCCCTTCGCTTGAATCTGCGAATATCGCGTATAAACTGCTTTCACGTCTTGGCAATGCGAAGGCAATTGGACCGATCCTGCTTGGCATGGGAGCGCCTGTACATGTCCTGCAAACGGGTGATGATGTGAACGCCATCGTGCAAATTGCGTCTGTGGCTGTGATGGATGCGATGGGACGTGGCGAGAAGGCAGTGGAAAAGAAGGGGAGGAGGAAGTAG
- a CDS encoding glycosyltransferase family 39 protein gives MTEHQPEEGGGVGNIRRLVAFFGIFLLLASQFLTFSKPADESGALPPYTWLALIGVVILMLSQVIRPTPLLQRLSVHFYFQERAFWIFTAVLLSGLAAAAMAFFMVYTRVNYIPIVTIWLLSAACYLYAFLNSNTAMNSKTSLAWLKANRAEVLSVVAVMLLAAAVRFYRLGEIPRVLDGDEGNVGLFAQMTSHGMLSNPFALWENFGALYLQLINLAMKLFGVNPFGLRLLPALGGVLAVPAVYLLARWIGGRRIALITAVILAFSHSHIHFSRIASVAYIQDAWLAPLELYLFISGLQKRESWRTALGGIILAGHFSVYLTSQVILGLVIIYMLIAYLFYRPWFKPRITQAMVFLGGFLIVILPSAMYAIRHPEEFLHRLNLSGTFQSGYLAGIMDTTGQSAAQILLGRVTHAFLSLIYYPALDFYGSQAPMMSMISSTMFLAGLGISLWRLRDPAYLLLNGYFWGATVSIGVFATPPSADSYRMLMALPAAVIMASLGLDQILDLMGLGWKNMRTAYAFSVTAVLASLLAFNLWTYYAEFAGQCRFAENLVGRFASYLGREVASVDNEQRVYLLSDAEYFHGSHPSAFFLSRSRPVINFPEPLDAFNPVSGETVIAPPSRIPDLENWADAHPGGQLHYAYDCDTTILLSYRVP, from the coding sequence ATGACTGAACACCAACCTGAAGAAGGAGGGGGAGTTGGGAATATCCGGCGGCTTGTTGCGTTTTTTGGTATTTTTCTGCTGCTGGCGAGCCAATTTCTAACTTTTTCAAAGCCAGCTGATGAGAGCGGGGCATTGCCTCCTTATACCTGGCTGGCGCTCATCGGGGTGGTCATTTTGATGTTGAGCCAGGTGATCAGGCCCACACCGTTGTTACAGAGATTATCAGTTCACTTCTATTTTCAAGAGCGGGCCTTTTGGATTTTTACGGCAGTGCTTTTATCGGGTTTGGCTGCGGCGGCAATGGCGTTTTTCATGGTGTATACCCGTGTCAACTATATTCCCATCGTCACCATTTGGCTGTTGAGTGCCGCGTGCTACTTATATGCGTTCTTGAATTCAAATACGGCGATGAATTCCAAAACCAGCCTGGCCTGGTTGAAGGCCAATCGAGCGGAGGTTCTTTCCGTTGTGGCGGTGATGCTCCTTGCGGCTGCAGTCCGTTTTTACAGGCTGGGCGAGATCCCCCGCGTTCTGGATGGTGATGAGGGGAATGTCGGACTTTTCGCGCAAATGACAAGCCACGGGATGCTGAGCAACCCGTTTGCCTTGTGGGAAAATTTTGGCGCCCTGTATCTGCAGCTCATCAATTTAGCCATGAAGCTTTTTGGGGTCAATCCTTTTGGCTTAAGGTTGCTGCCGGCGCTTGGCGGAGTACTGGCTGTCCCGGCTGTTTACCTGCTTGCCCGTTGGATCGGGGGGCGCAGGATCGCCTTGATCACAGCGGTCATCCTGGCGTTTTCACATTCCCACATCCATTTCAGCCGCATTGCGTCCGTTGCCTATATTCAGGACGCCTGGCTGGCGCCCCTGGAATTGTATTTGTTTATCAGCGGCCTTCAGAAGCGCGAATCATGGCGAACCGCACTGGGCGGAATTATTTTGGCAGGGCATTTTTCCGTATATCTGACTTCGCAGGTGATTTTGGGCCTTGTGATCATTTACATGCTGATCGCTTATCTGTTTTACCGGCCATGGTTCAAGCCTCGCATTACCCAGGCAATGGTTTTCCTGGGTGGTTTTCTTATCGTCATTTTGCCATCCGCCATGTACGCCATCAGGCATCCCGAGGAATTTCTGCATAGACTTAATCTAAGCGGGACTTTCCAATCTGGATACCTGGCGGGCATCATGGATACAACAGGGCAAAGTGCTGCTCAAATTCTGCTTGGACGCGTCACCCATGCTTTTCTGTCCCTGATCTATTATCCGGCGCTTGATTTTTATGGTTCACAGGCGCCGATGATGAGCATGATCTCAAGCACCATGTTCCTGGCAGGCCTGGGAATCTCCTTGTGGCGGCTTCGCGATCCGGCCTACCTGCTTTTGAACGGCTACTTTTGGGGTGCCACAGTTTCAATCGGTGTATTTGCAACGCCTCCATCGGCGGATTCCTACCGCATGTTGATGGCGCTGCCCGCCGCAGTCATCATGGCATCCCTGGGGTTGGATCAAATCCTCGACCTGATGGGCCTGGGCTGGAAGAACATGCGTACTGCCTATGCGTTTTCTGTAACCGCCGTCCTCGCAAGCCTGCTTGCGTTTAATTTATGGACCTATTACGCCGAGTTTGCGGGTCAATGTCGTTTTGCAGAAAACCTTGTCGGCCGCTTTGCGTCCTATCTTGGCAGGGAGGTCGCAAGTGTTGATAACGAACAGCGTGTGTATCTGCTGAGCGACGCTGAATATTTCCATGGCAGTCATCCATCGGCGTTTTTCCTGAGCCGCAGCAGGCCTGTCATCAATTTCCCCGAACCGCTGGATGCGTTTAATCCTGTTTCCGGCGAAACCGTTATCGCCCCGCCGAGTCGAATTCCCGACCTTGAAAACTGGGCGGACGCACATCCCGGCGGCCAGCTTCACTATGCATATGATTGTGATACGACCATCCTGTTGTCGTATCGCGTGCCATAA
- a CDS encoding zinc ribbon domain-containing protein, protein MPVYTYRCEACGIQFERHQSFTESPLKTCPECRKKALKKVITPTKIVFKGSGFYATDHKSPSGDSSKSKKSPSKEGTSTENKPAPSEKSE, encoded by the coding sequence ATGCCAGTTTATACCTATCGTTGTGAGGCATGTGGAATTCAATTTGAACGCCACCAGTCGTTCACAGAGTCACCCCTGAAGACCTGTCCCGAATGCCGTAAAAAGGCGCTCAAGAAGGTCATCACCCCCACCAAGATCGTCTTCAAGGGATCAGGGTTCTATGCCACGGACCACAAATCACCGTCCGGCGATTCATCAAAATCGAAGAAAAGCCCTTCCAAGGAAGGTACATCCACCGAAAATAAACCCGCACCAAGCGAAAAATCGGAATAA
- a CDS encoding glycosyltransferase family 2 protein gives MAKEKDQKHISSISAVFPAYNDGGTIASMVSAASIAARKVTDEYEIIVVNDGSTDYTGCVLEELTVRYPELRVVQHPSNQGYGAALRTGFSAATKDWVFYTDGDSQYNPLELAGLVNALEDGVDVVNGYKLTRNDSFMRALVGRAYHYFVRFLFGIRIRDVDCDFRLIPRRILGEIQLKSASGAICLELVKKVEDAGYVFAEVPVTHYSRKYGVSQFFVPWRIARTLVQLAELYWALVIKKEHLRKHHGY, from the coding sequence ATGGCGAAAGAAAAGGATCAAAAACATATTTCCAGTATCAGTGCCGTTTTCCCGGCCTATAATGACGGGGGCACAATTGCCAGCATGGTTAGCGCGGCATCGATCGCCGCGCGCAAGGTTACAGATGAGTACGAGATCATCGTCGTCAATGACGGGAGTACTGATTACACCGGCTGTGTGCTGGAGGAACTGACCGTGCGTTATCCGGAATTGCGTGTGGTTCAGCATCCATCCAACCAGGGATACGGCGCGGCCTTGCGCACGGGGTTTTCCGCCGCAACAAAGGACTGGGTCTTTTACACCGACGGCGATTCCCAATACAATCCCCTGGAACTGGCTGGATTGGTTAATGCGCTTGAAGATGGTGTGGATGTCGTCAATGGATACAAGCTGACCCGCAATGACTCGTTTATGCGCGCCCTGGTCGGGCGCGCATATCATTATTTTGTACGGTTTCTGTTCGGTATCCGCATTCGCGATGTGGATTGCGATTTTCGCCTGATCCCAAGGCGGATTCTCGGCGAGATCCAATTGAAGAGCGCCAGCGGCGCGATCTGCCTCGAACTGGTCAAGAAAGTGGAGGATGCCGGTTATGTCTTTGCCGAGGTGCCGGTCACTCACTATTCCCGAAAATATGGCGTGTCGCAATTCTTTGTACCCTGGCGCATCGCCCGCACTTTGGTTCAGCTTGCAGAGCTTTACTGGGCACTTGTGATCAAAAAGGAACATCTGCGTAAGCATCATGGATATTGA
- a CDS encoding MFS transporter: MNNLEATARKITGILFAQQSLASAGFIAAATLNSIVGKELSQNASWAGVPTAVYLLAGAFSALMWGYVFDAIGRRGGLVTGLGMGMTGSGVTFYAIAIHSFPLFLAGMVLMGIANAAVQLGRFAAAEVNKPEHRGRAISNVVIGGTVGSVIGPFVAGPAGALIGPWGIDELAGAYLVSLFLFAIAAVVVFIGLRPDPREIGKQVAEQFPQTVTGTGRVRNVLAILRQPAALVAVTSMVLGQMVMVLVMVITSLHMRGHNHGLPDISLVISSHTFGMYAFSIISGRLADRWGRAVVILIGSATLVVSCIAATISPDVLPLSVALFLLGLGWNFCFVGGSTLLADQLSPLERSRTQGFNDLLVGLASAFGSLESGFIFAALGYNMMAYLSAGVALVPLVVVAVWMSRK; the protein is encoded by the coding sequence GTGAACAACCTCGAAGCCACTGCCCGAAAAATTACAGGTATTTTGTTTGCGCAACAATCCCTTGCCTCGGCGGGATTTATTGCCGCGGCGACGCTCAACTCCATTGTTGGCAAGGAACTCAGCCAGAACGCAAGCTGGGCGGGTGTGCCGACGGCAGTGTATTTGCTGGCAGGTGCGTTCTCGGCATTGATGTGGGGATACGTTTTTGACGCAATCGGACGGCGTGGCGGCCTGGTAACCGGTCTAGGCATGGGCATGACCGGCTCTGGCGTGACGTTTTATGCGATTGCGATTCACTCCTTCCCGCTGTTTCTGGCAGGCATGGTGTTGATGGGGATTGCAAACGCGGCAGTGCAGTTGGGTCGCTTTGCGGCGGCGGAGGTCAACAAGCCCGAGCATCGGGGACGCGCAATCTCAAACGTGGTCATCGGCGGGACGGTTGGCTCGGTGATCGGTCCGTTCGTGGCGGGACCTGCAGGCGCACTTATCGGTCCGTGGGGCATTGACGAACTGGCCGGCGCATATCTGGTCAGCTTGTTTTTGTTTGCGATTGCGGCAGTGGTTGTGTTTATCGGTCTGCGCCCCGATCCGCGTGAGATCGGCAAGCAGGTGGCGGAGCAATTCCCTCAAACTGTGACAGGCACTGGCAGGGTACGAAACGTGCTTGCGATTCTTCGTCAGCCCGCTGCGCTGGTTGCCGTCACCAGCATGGTATTGGGGCAGATGGTGATGGTGCTGGTCATGGTGATTACGTCATTGCACATGCGTGGACATAACCATGGCCTGCCCGATATTTCGCTGGTAATTTCCTCGCATACGTTTGGCATGTATGCATTTTCGATCATTTCCGGCCGGCTTGCAGATCGTTGGGGACGCGCGGTTGTGATTCTGATCGGTTCTGCAACGCTCGTGGTTTCATGCATTGCAGCCACGATCTCGCCCGATGTCCTGCCCTTGAGCGTTGCCTTGTTTTTGCTTGGGCTGGGTTGGAATTTTTGTTTTGTAGGTGGTTCCACCTTGCTTGCCGATCAACTCTCACCGCTGGAACGCTCACGCACGCAAGGCTTCAATGACCTGCTTGTTGGGCTTGCCTCCGCGTTTGGCAGCCTGGAAAGCGGGTTTATATTTGCCGCACTCGGGTATAACATGATGGCATATCTCAGTGCAGGTGTTGCGCTGGTCCCGCTGGTGGTGGTGGCGGTATGGATGAGCAGAAAATAG
- a CDS encoding DegT/DnrJ/EryC1/StrS family aminotransferase encodes MIPVIDLKQQYQCIRPELDDVFARIFDQGSFILGEEVAAFETEFAEYCGVSRALGVASGTEALQLALLACGVGANDEVIAPAHTAVATVAAIEATGARPVLVDIELSRFGLDPERVAQTLTARTRAIIPVHLYGCPADLEPILQLARLKGLFVVEDCSQAHGALYRGRKVGSWGDIAAFSFYPTKNLGAYGDGGAVVTDNRTLYERVRLLRQYGWKERYVSSVRGMNSRLDELQAGILRVKLRHVEAWNKRRRVLAAIYFDRLSNTELVLPVPPVDSEHVFHQFVIRHPRRDVLRSDLKTREIHTLIHYPLPIHLQPAYADLGYPIGSFPNTELASREVLSLPMYPELTEEQVHLVSQAVSDCISETA; translated from the coding sequence ATGATCCCTGTCATCGACTTGAAACAACAATATCAATGCATTCGCCCGGAGTTGGATGATGTCTTCGCGCGCATATTTGACCAGGGCTCATTTATTTTGGGGGAGGAAGTCGCGGCATTTGAAACCGAATTTGCCGAATATTGCGGCGTTTCCCGCGCACTGGGGGTTGCCTCTGGAACCGAAGCCTTGCAGCTGGCTTTATTGGCCTGCGGGGTCGGGGCAAATGATGAGGTGATTGCTCCAGCTCATACCGCCGTGGCAACCGTCGCCGCCATAGAAGCGACTGGCGCCCGCCCCGTCCTGGTGGATATAGAACTCTCACGCTTCGGTCTTGACCCTGAGCGGGTTGCCCAAACCCTGACAGCGCGCACGCGCGCGATCATTCCTGTCCATCTTTACGGCTGTCCGGCAGACCTTGAGCCCATTCTGCAGTTGGCGCGCCTCAAAGGCCTGTTTGTTGTGGAAGATTGTTCCCAGGCGCACGGCGCGTTGTACCGTGGACGCAAGGTTGGCTCATGGGGTGATATCGCTGCCTTCAGTTTTTATCCGACCAAGAACCTCGGTGCGTATGGGGACGGCGGGGCGGTGGTTACGGACAATCGGACTTTATATGAAAGGGTCAGGCTCTTGCGGCAGTATGGTTGGAAGGAACGCTACGTCAGCTCGGTCAGGGGGATGAACAGCCGCCTGGATGAATTGCAGGCGGGTATATTACGGGTAAAACTGAGGCATGTAGAGGCGTGGAACAAGCGCCGTCGGGTACTTGCGGCGATTTACTTTGACCGGTTGTCGAATACGGAATTGGTTTTGCCCGTTCCGCCTGTGGATTCGGAGCACGTCTTTCACCAATTTGTCATTCGTCATCCTCGCAGGGATGTATTGAGGAGCGATCTTAAAACACGTGAGATTCACACATTAATTCACTATCCGCTTCCTATTCATCTCCAACCCGCCTATGCCGATCTGGGATATCCCATTGGGAGTTTTCCAAATACAGAACTTGCCTCGCGTGAGGTTTTATCCCTGCCAATGTATCCAGAATTAACGGAAGAACAGGTACACCTGGTTTCCCAGGCAGTTTCCGATTGTATTTCCGAAACAGCATAA